The sequence AACAAGTGATAAGATCAGTAGCTATACGTACGGCTAGTACTCCAcgttttgctttatttttaatGTCTATAAATGCAGTATAAGGTTTTTTCTGTTCccgatacatatatatatataccactGCTATATATATACGTATGTACGGATGACTTAAATACGCCATGCAATATCTTCCAAGACAAATGTCGATgcctttctttcttcttttgacAGCGAACATCGATGTTTTCGAGGTCATGCATATAACAACGAACAATCGTTTTACACATGCAGTACTGGAGCTAGCTTCAAAATATTGGTGACTTAGCTCTGTCCGGAATTCATGTCTCAGGATACTGAGGGGATTCCACCACCAGGAGGAAACTGGAGAATACCCATTTCGGTTTTCTTCAAAGATGCCAAGTAAAGTTTtatcttatatttatatataggaCTTGGCTAACGTAACGTCGTCCCATGAAATCAAATGTTTTGTTAAGACTTTTGATTATACATGCATTTTCTTGATGTCCGGATTTTAGGTTTGTTTTCAAACGAGATGATATCGGAATGGAGATTTTACGCATTGCACTCCCTGCTGCCATGGCATTAGCCGCTGATCCGATTGCATCATTGATCGATACAGCGTTTATCGGTCATTTAGGTAACGTTTTGCTTcattgtatgtatatatatatatgctattTATGAAGCAATGCCATTGTTGTGTTGTGCTCATTGGAGTGAGCACCgtattttgatattatttaacTTATAAATAGAGAAGGACCGGGGGATTCCGGGGTGATTTGGTGAATTTTTTAAAGAGATCATTTATAATTGGCAGTTTGAGAATGAAACGTTTGTTCAAGAATTTATCGCAGTATATTCTTAATAGCATGGAAGCATAtgttttcaagaaaataattttctttgtCTCTTGATCATGTACAGGAAACGTTTTCTTtccttacaaaaaaaaaaacagattcTGCTAGCTAGGATAATAAAAATTGATTGGAAATATACATTTGCAGGTCCAGTGGAAACAGCTGCTGTGGGAGTTTCAATAGCTATATTCAATCAAGCTTCCAAGATTACCATATTCCCACTTGTTAGTATCACCACCTCTTTCGTTGCTGAAGAAGACACCGTCCGAAGAATCGCCGATATACAAGATAAAAAAGGAGACGATCTGGAAAAGGGTTCTGGTAACAATAAGGATACGCATTCAAACACACTCATGCCACCGGACAACAATGATATGTTAGAAAACATAGAGATGGGTGAAACTACTGATCATGATCTTGACTTGGAAAATGGTATACAAATCTTGATTCTCGTCTAGGTTTTCCTTTCTAACACACTCACATGAATCACACAGCGGGGTTATTTAACTTGAACTTAAGACTTAACCCGAGATTTATGATGATTATAGCTAATATTTTTCCCTTTGGGCAGATTTCGTTACATGTAAGTCTGTTGATGCTCCTAGCATCGGTTCAAATAAAGGGAAAACGAAAATCGAACGTCGGCACATCCCTTCTGCATCTACGGCACTAGTTCTTGGTGGCATTCTTGGACTTCTTCAGACCACATTCCTTATTTGTTTGGCAGAACCATTTTTAAGCGTAATGGGAGTGAAATCAGTGAGTATCCAAGATACTTATATTCGAAAAAGCCAATTATATTGCTGCCTATTTTATTAGGACATATCACATTAAAAGGAAACATAACATTACTATATATTAATCTCCAGGGATCTCCTATGCTAACCCCGGCGCACAAGTATTTAACAATAAGATCACTCGGGGCACCAGCGGTTCTCCTCTCTTTAGCCATGCAAGGAGTCTTTCGAGGTTTCAAGGACACTAAAACTCCTCTCTATGCCATCGGTAAGACTCTATCTTTTggtatgtattttaaatttttacgtGAAATCAAGAGTTAATTGAACTTTGGCAAACCAATGGGTTCCCTACTTTAATTATTACTTTAGCCGATCGACCAGCATCTGTttatttctctctctttttttcgaTAATGCACTCgagtataaaaataaattgcGGTTGAACTTTATGACCATAAACAGCTGCTGGAGATTTAACAAATATAATTTTGGATCCCATATTTATATTTGCTTGCCGGCTCGGTGTTTCTGGTGCAGCCATTGCTCATGTTCTTTCACAGTAAGTTCGTTATACATTTATTAAATCATCCCCAACATTTTATTACACTTGGTTTTATTTCATAAATCCAACTATCCAAGGAAGGTTTATCATGTACTCTATCATGAGATATGTTGCTCGTATCGATCTACTCGGTGGGCAAAACATGTGATGAACATCTACTTGatgtatataattatatatgtaataccaattagtataaaatttgaaatgtcCACTCAAATATTTATCAGGTACTTGATCTCCTTCATACTCTATATCAAATTAATGAAACAAGTGGATCTGCTACCTCCAAGTCTCAAGGATTTGCAATTGAAAAGATTTCTCAAGAATGGCAAGTACTTCCCTTCGCACGTTGCCCGTTTAATTCTCTAAATATCATTTGCAATAATCAAGAGTAAGATCAGAGGTTTAGACAGAGACATGGCGACAATGGTTATGAAACAAAACTAATAAAACAAACTTTGGAAAGCATGCAAAAAAGCCCGTTAGTCAACTTAGAGAGTCGATGGTCACTACCCGTTATCTATTATCTCTAATCCAACACGAAATGTAGCTCACATATTAGACAATCCTTAAATTTATCATgtcttatattatataatatttacttTGTGCTCCATATTTCTTGGCTGAACATTTCCCCGATAACAGGTCTTCTTTTACTGGCAAGAGTTATTGCTGTGACAATATGTGTGACTTTAGCAGCATCGATGGCTGCAAGACTTGGTGCTACATCTATGGCTGCATTTCAAATATGCCTGCAGGTTTGGATGACTTCTTCACTTCTTGCTGATGGCTTAGCTGTGGCTGGACAGGTATGTATCCAAAAccataaatatatatgtttcttttaaataattcataTTAACCTAGGTTTCCACGCATCCGAATAATTAACGCTCCAATCTTTATAACAAGACTACAAGAGGATTAATGTAGTTGCACCTCTCTAATTTGTAGGCAATTCTTGCTTGTGCATTTGCTGAGAAAGATTATCAGAaagcaacagcagcagcagccagAATATTACAGGTATAGTTCAACTATCCATGAACGGAACGTTGAGGGAAAAAATAAACAAGTATTTGATAAGTTCGTTCGTGTTTTCAGATGGGATTTGTTCTAGGACTAGGACTTGCTGTCTTTGTTGGACTTGGTCTCGAATTCGGATCAGGGATATTTACCAAGGACAAAAGCGTAATTCGCATAATTACCATAGGCATGCCGGTATGGATCACTCATCAAACATTTGCACTATTTTCTTCATACACTTGTCAAAGTAGTAAAACTTCCCATCTTCTTTATGAACAGTTTGTAGCAGCTACGCAGCCTATAAATTCGTTGGCGTTCGTTTTCGATGGCATAAACTTTGGAGCATCTGATTTTGCATACTCTGCATACTCCATGGTAAGTAAACTTAacgtaacatcataaaatatgaaatcaaaCAGAGCAAATTCtctattaattttgaatttttttcaaaaaaaaaatggatattCAGGTTGTGGTGTCCATCATAAGCATTGGATCATTGTTTGTTCTGTCAAAAATTGATGGGTTTGTTGGAATTTGGTATGCTTTAACCATTTACATGGCACTCAGAACATTTGCTGGCGTTTGGaggtgatttgatttgatttgatttctcttgaatgaaataaatttaaaaaaaaaatcaatgaaaaaaataacattGTTTTAGTAAATTAAAAAACAACGTACTATAAAAACAAAGAACTACGATTAATTTTCAGTTTTTAATGGTTATGCTCTATATTTGCAGGATGGGAACGGGAACAGGACCATGGAAATTTCTTAGGAGTCGGTTGCTCCCTTAGAATACGTACATGTGAAATAATGTTGTTATGATAAAACTGAGCACTGGTGGATAAGAGTAAGGCTACGTAGAATAACTGCTCTATACaagtatgattttattttaatttgatcatGTGAGATGAAACACGTCCATTTCAACTTTAGGATGGACATTTTGATTATGGATCAAGAGATGCATATGAATtattatatatagttttttgaaataaaatatttcttttaatttatcTGTAAATTGAATGCAGACTCTGCAGCTCGATTTTCATAacttaaaacaaacaaaaaatatcacGACTTTTCTCTCTTTTCTTCGTTTATTATCATATAGAAcctattattttttctttatcatttctttcttttttaaaaaaatacaaccaTATAATTCAATATACATAATAAACAACCACCGAACCAATAGAAATTCAAAGCAAAGACGTGTTTTCCAATTTTGGCTGCTAGAAAGGACCTTcaccacataaaaaaaataatatttttatagatgattcaaacaaaatattaatctAAAAAATTTATCTTTGAATTTTTGTTAAGAGAGAATAAAGCGTATCTCTCTTCTTTCCGAGTGACGACAGTCGCATTTATGGTATCCACTATATCTTATCTGATCTTTCAATCAATTTCAAACCTACTAAAGTCGCAACAACTCTTCAAAGCAAGGAAACTAATCTCCATCAATGTGTAGGCCCTTGTCACACAATAGTGAATGCACTCATATTTGTCCAGAAAACCATCCCAATTGTTTTTAGCTGATTTTATTCACCAAATAAATTTGGTTTCATCGACAAGTCAAATATAGATGTTTATGTGGGAAATTCATAAAACATCTTCCTTGTTCACATCTGCGTGTTCAGTGGGACCGAAAtcaataaacaaatttttgttCCCTTGTACCCAAAAAATGAATTGGAATTTATATAAATGAAAAGAGAGACtatcacaaaattattttgttcatgTCTCGATTCATTTTTACAGAAATGCATCGTACAAGAAGCCACAAGCATCACTCATAAGCTTTGTAAccaaaaaattacaattatgACTTCATTAAATGGAATAAAGAGCTGAAATACATAAAAAGATGGATAACCTTAAGATTATATCGAATACAAAGGAACATTGTCTAAAACTGGACTGGGTTTTCTTTCAGTACACAGCCCAGACAACAAATTGGAAACGCATGTAATAATCAACAAATGATTAGTGCAGGATACatctttcaaaaaataataataatcaccatcataaaaatccattatacccatcaaactcccgAGCTTTAGAAACGCTGTGTTTACCATTAGACTTGCACCTCTACACGGTCGAAAAGAGAGGGGATTTCTTTATATTTCCTAAAATAGGGGTTGTTGACTAACTTAATGGATTCTTGATCCTGTTTACTAGGCTACAAGCTGATCGTGTTGCATCTGCTCGAGCCAGGCTCCTATAACTGAATGATCAATAGAATCGATTTCAGAATTTGATTTCAAACACTCACCGGATGTCACggcagaaccaggtatggaagCAGCAACAGGCTTTTCCATCATCTCAGGTGGTGATTCTTTGACAAGAGACTGCACCCACGACAAGTCGGGCTCCTCCCCATCGTCGCCGAGTTCAAAAGAAGACGATCTCTTTAAGGAAACATGATTGTTTCCACTTAGGAACCAGTCAGCTTTTTCATTGGGGGATCCCCATTTAGACAGAGCAGCTACAGGAGATCCAAAGGTGGGGGCACGGTTGGATCCAAGATCTCGGGAGCTGAGGCTACGCATCTGTAGCTGTTGCTTCTCACGATGAGCAAAAGCAGAGTAACGGGCACTCATCGGTGATGCAGATTCCAAGCTTCTTGGTGACATTCTTGGGGACGAGACACCAAGAGAAGCCTGCAATAGAGGGTGTTCAATATTTCTAGGAGAAAATGCTGTAGTGTTAATAGGTGATAAAATGTTCTGCTGCTGTTGAAACTGATTAAGAACAGCTGATTTGTGGGTGGGAGAAAAAACACCAGAATTAGCTGCCTGGTCAGAAGAAAATCTAGGGGATAACGCAAGCTCGGCCATAAAGAGATCTTCGAGATTCGAAGGAGTGAGAGATGACTTGGATCTCGCAGATCGGTTCAACAAAGCAGAATTGGGATGTGGCTGTGAAAAACATGCCAAATCATTCATAACAAGTTGCTGCGCATCAAAATCCCGCAACAGATTAAGATCCTCGGGTGGGATATCTCGGGCACTGAGGGAAGATCTTAGGCGACTGGACTGCAGATTGCTACCGGGTAGATTAAGGGTCGGGACATTTGGCTGAGGCCAAGGTGCAGATGAATGAGACATTGCATTTGCTGAAGGAGACATGCTTGGATTAAATACCGGAGACATCACAGAGTGTGATGATGGTGAACCAGGCAAAAGGCTTAAAGCTGTAGCCATGTCCATGAAACTAGCTGCAGAGGCAGCTGATATGGGTGAAGGAACACCAGATCCAGTAGAGCCATACAAAGGACGAAGCTCTTCTTGAGTGTGCGCAAAAAAACACACCTGTCTGCCACAGCTGGTGCCATCTTTACAGAGTCTTGTTCGATACTGAGCAGGATGCAGCCAACATTCGAATACACCATGTGCATACTCGCACATGTCTCCTCGCCGACACGCACCCTTCCGAAAATCAGGACAAGGAACACAACTGTAATGGAACTTCCGAGGATCCCTTCTGCGAGCATTTTCTCCAGGGTGAACAAAAGGGCACTCGGTCCAATCATGAGAATAGGCTCTCGAACAAGGTCTGACCTTGAAAGAGAACATACGGAACTCATCAGTTGAATAGATACTATTCCGAATGTCGGGCAGAGAAGGATCCACTGGATATTGTTTCTTCTCAGACACAGAATTAGCAGGAACTTCACTGGATTGTAAGCCTGCAGGAGTAGATATATAGTTGGACGGCGACGATGGAGAAATGCTCTCTTGGTTTAACGATAAAACAGGTGAGGATGCATTCGAACTACATACAGAAACACCATTGATGCCTTCGCCAACTGATCCATCAGAAATATTGTTCAAGAGCAATTCCTCGAGAGCAGCCCTGGCACCAGGAAGCTTTGGAGGGGCAACAATCACATCAACTGGACGGCAGCCGTCTACATCCTCAACGTTAGGATCCGCGCCAGCAGATAACAGTAGTTTCATAACATCAAATGCATGGATAGAGCCTCCATAAGCAGCACAATGAAGAGCAGTCCACTTGTCTTTACCACACGATTTGTTCAAATCAACCTCCGGTAAAGCAACTATCAACTTCAACACATCCACACTGCCATAAGTAGCAGCTACCATCAGCGGAGTTCTTTCTTCCTCGCTAATTTGCTTTGAACCTTTCTTCCGAACAAACCAAGGCCCAGTTTCATCAACTGGGGACAAATCAAACTCAATGTACCTCTTGAAAGATTCGAGGTCATTGTTGGCAGCAAATTCAAGTACACTGGAAAAGGAATCTTCGGTCTCCACAGATAAATTACTCATGTCCttcattttatttgattgtAAATCAGCAGCCTTTTGGGTGGTAGAAGAACTTGAATTTGATCGCTCCTGCCCACTGCACATAGTCCAATCAACTACAAAACAACCAGGAACTATCTGAATCAAATGAAAATAAACAGATATCAATGGCCCCCTCCCCCAAAAGAGTAAGCATAATCCATTCAAAATAGATATGCAAGGTTTCTTATCATGTTATCGGTCATAATTTTTTCATTCCAAATGGTATCATGTTATGTTCCACACGAATAATCTTGTAACTTTTGCGCATACATCGCACATATATACATCTGAACGAAAAATTCTTTTAACTTTGTGCATAAACAGCTATATCAGTATTGAATAATAAGTGCTAAACACCATACAAAAACCACAACATCCAAGTACCCGTAATGTTGAGATAAAGCAGGGTATAAACCAAATTAACAAAAAGTACatcatcaaattaaaataaaacttgATTAATATTCAAAGTAGGAAACAAAAGTCTTACTTCAATCCCGGTACATGATGTAACAAGTTTCACAACCGTATCGACTCAAGAATTTGAGACCAGGTGCTATTTTTTAATATTCTCGAAAATAGGTCCCTACGATCTTGAAGACTCCCACTTTATTtagaaatataagaaaaattaaagaacagaaAAGCAAGCCAATATAGATGCAAAACATGGTCAAATCAAGCATCTAACTTCGAAATAGTAAACCACATTTTGAAAAGCGAACAAATTTagctttttcaccaaaaataccCCGATAAGATCGAATCTTCGGTCCTAAATACATTCGAACCTAATATCCGATCCATTTAGACGATTATAGAGCTATCCATACAGCTCagtgacaaaaaaaattaactaagAAGGAAACGCCATCAAATCATTGAAAATACAAGCAGCAAGATAGATTTCATAATCCCATAATCTATATCAGGGCGAACTGAATAAAAGATTTATCACATCAAACAGAAAATTGGAGTCAACCCAACTCAACAAATCAGCTCAACACACTGAAAACCCAAAGAGAATAAAATAAACGAGCGATCCCAGAACATAGAACTAACCGATGATCCCAAAAACAGAGCTTTTACTGAGATCTACCAACGGATCGTATCAATCAACCTTTTAACGATCTATTTGTTGAAGAGaggaaataatgataaaaataaaaatcaaagaaaGCCGAAGTTTAAAGAGATGTGATCTTCATCGTACAGATTTGCAACTCAAAAAGACAGTGGGAGAAGTCTTTTCTAACGTAGCCATGGATAGATACAGTGCGAGTTAAGTATGAATATGTGGGGAAAACGAGAAAATATAGAGAGAGCGACAGGGAAGGAGGCCTGTGATAGAGAGTAGTGAGAGAATGCGTTGCTTTTAGGCGTAGAGAGAAGCGGTTTTGAAATCGAaatgaaattgaaattgaaattgaaattgaaattgaaatgaaataCACAGAATGGTATTGAAATTCACGCTAAATGAGAGTCGAATTTCGAGGGGGTGAGAAATGTGGGGCCAGCAAGCAAGGAAATTTGGATTTGGACGGTGAGACCGTAAGGTCGTGTTTGGTTGCTCTTcctattgatttttttttatttttttattttttcaaattttcaataataataacattCTAAAATTgccccaaaaaaataaatttttaattaattaaataatttatacattttatttcatgaaaacgTTATGATTAACTATTCTTAACTTTGTATTATCGTCATATTTCCTCTTTTTTAATCATTTCAAGTTGAGTCGATATGAGATACATTTAGATTAACACATAAgatatctttttttctttttcaaaagtatcacaataaaaaaaataaacgagATCTAATTAGCTAAAAATTACTTTTGTAATTTATCATGCTAAATATAAACATGAGTATAATATTAAATGTacacccaaatttttttaaaaaaatttagagtgggtctcatgtgagaccgtctcacacaagtttttgtcaaaaatttaaccataacatgaaaataaaataaattttatattgaaatcTATCTGCTATGATTTGCATGGATGGATAATGTTGTTCGGTCTAAAACTTGTTTGTGCCCTTGTAGCTCCACTAATTTCtcatttattgcatttactaaTTAAGTAGATGATTATACTGTAATGATGAATTACCACAATCCGTAGATTTATTCGACtcattagatttttttttttgtttttgaaatattagATCTAATAGCTAAAATGAGGTCAGACGTATATTTTCATGTGGACTAGTTGAAATTTTCTTAGGAGACAGTCTCATAAATTTATGACTATGAGACGATTGACTTGACCTGTAATTATTCTAAAtagtgatatttttttttacataaaaatgatattttttcatgagttgaatCAGATCAGAGAGTTacatcacaaaattgactattgagattgtatcgcgtgaatttttatgtttaaaaatatgcatgtactgtaaataaaaaaattcaattatctAAGACGTCACGTCATCAGTAAGACACAAAACTCATATGAAACGATCTTACGATATGTATCTCACCCGACTCATTATGCAAAaattatataacaaaaatattattattcatattAATTATGAATCAGGTTATCTCGTCTTATTGTTGTAAATATATGAGGCTGTCTCGTAAAATATTTACCGGATGAAAGGGTACCAAAAGTTTACTCCATGTACCATATTCACAGCTAAATAATGGGAAAGACTATAGGCCGGAGAAAGTTCGCAGCGAGTCATCTTGATAAGGTTCAAAAACCATACTTTATTAAACACTTTTCAAATGGATCATGCACTTTCGATATCCAAATTCTATTAGTTAAAAGTATTGATTAAACGataattattgatttatatattatatcttGAATAAATCTACACttcatataatttataatatgagaaaatataaattttaacatttttataaagtTGGCGAGTAATTAATTTATAACAGCATGACAAATATCAGAGAGAGCTATAAATATTTTCTCCGAAAACTTGATATCGTTGATTGATGGAAATTACTAATTAATCATATTGGTTAATGCTTGGATCGAAAAAATTGTACACAAACTCATGTGAAACTGACATTTGttagtaaaaaatattaatttttatgtttaaaataatattatatactgtaaaaatattacttttttgttAGTTGcgttacaaaaaaaatattgtgtaaaatatattgatttaagtgaaaaaaaaacatttttatttaaaatatatttatttttattgtaaatatagatttGATCAATATATCTCACGGATATAAACTACACAAATAAACTTACTCAAAATTGTAATATGATGATAATTTATGGAGATTATATTACAAATCCTCTATTTACAgtaaattataaatcaaaacttaatccaatcacaaataaaatcattttcaaatgACAACATATAATggtagaaaaatataaaaacaatacGCCACGTGGGATCCacgtattttttattttttcgtctGCAAAATTTAGTTGACCTGTGGtttaattttgtatatatttttcaaaaattaaaattactactatattatatatttaaaaaatcaagctaataatattgaaatttaaaatatcatataaggtACTTAACTCGTACATACTAAATACcatataaaatcaataatttttttaaaaattattagaaatgttatttgattttttttaaaataaaaaagaagaagcaaagtttattatttaaaatcatgACAGAAATTAACAAACGGAATAAAATAGTTATTCCAAACAATACCTTGTTGTTGGAGTTGGTCAAGTCAAAATGATCGAGAGGGTCCCGGATTTGAgttgaaaatataaattgttTTAACAATTGGGTGTTGGAGTCCGCCCACTGACGCGAGTGGAAGGTACGAACCGCAGGCATTAGTCAATATTGGTTAATTTACCCAATCATATTTGgaaaaaagttttttaaaaaaacaagatTGTATATAAATTTAGACTGactctcatgtgagaccgtctcacggatcttaatctgtgagacgggtcaaccctacccatattcacaataaaaaataatactcttagcataaaaagtaatattttttcatggatgacccaaataagagacccgtctcacaaatacgacccgtgagatcgtctcacacaagtttttgccataaattTATCTGTGTTTggatgattttatttatttggaaggaaatatttgattggagagatttttaaaatatggattCGAAATTATACATATTTTGAGTATTCAAATCGATCatagttatatattttttttatagcatAAGAACCTGCTAACTGTTGTTATTATTGGTGTCCAgtagataaaattttgatataatatagTAATTTTCAAACAATAATCGAGTTGAAATAAGCTGATTTTGTTTATATCTGAGTTTGATATTTTCGATGCTTAATTTAgttcttatataaaaaaatatatgagagTGCAATAAAATAGTGTTAAGTGATAATAACGGAGTCGATGAATCGAATCGTACCAGATTTAAGTTGATCTGTATACTATTTCaacaaattaatttaagtgtATTCCGAGATCCACTAGATTTTTTTACTTATCTTTTAAAATTGTTACGTGTATTCTATATTTACTAAGATCAAGTAGATTCGATACCAAAGTTCGTTGGTGGGGCTCGGGTAGGGTTTGGTGAGGGGGTCGGATGCCCTATCAGGACCATCGACTCGGGCAAAGCAAGTCTCTTTTCAGCCGAGCACAAGTTATTTCCCGAGTCATGGGCTCGAGTAGGGGGACATGGTTCTTGATATACTAGTAGGGAATTTAGAGAGGAAACACATGGCTCGACAATCTCCAGAGCTCGGGTAGGGCTTTGAGATGGGTCAGACCACATGGGGTCGGGTGCTCTTCTGATGGTGGTCGAACTGGGAATTGGATTATGGAAGAAGAGCTCTTCCCATGATACTGTGCGCTTTTCTCATGGTTATTTTGTTCTATGGTCGATACGTGTATGCATAAGAGAATTAAACATAGTTTTGCTCGAGGAAAGACATGAGCATTAGTTATTGTTGAGTTCGTTCAAATTCTAACATTatatcaactaaaatattagtttattttaaaaatcaatttttaaacACGCGTAACTTATGAATAGATGgttacacaaaaacaataaaaaatactaTTACAAACTAATTCGTGATTGTCAAAAATTTCCTATTTCCGGAATCCTtcgaatttattgttttttgagCTATTAAAGTCACCGTATATCTCAATTCCCGGAGTGATATTTTATACTATGGAATATCGTTTCATTTCTAaaaacaggaaaaaaaaattcttaaatttttttcactCATAAGTATATACCGTACATGTCAAAATATAACAATagaattattattgttatttataataaattgaatataaaatataatgattttattttagattTGAATTGGATTGAGATAAGAATCAGTCGCCACTTCGAATTCATTCAAAAACTATAATTCTAACGTGAAACAAACACAATTTAAAGTAATCCCTTACTTCGGAAGTAATAATTTGAtgggttaaaatttttttatatatatacacaaaaactcatgtcaCCCCATCTCATATATTGACTTTTGTGAATACGAATCTCTGGcatgatttataaaaaataatactattttttattgtaaaagtatattttttgttaattttattatatattatataatacatACTAgtttgaatataatattatataatatttatatcaaaaatattatttttcattatatataaaaatcaaatcaaacctattttttttttatattatcttgAAGCTGGACAACACCCACGTCAAAGTAGGACCATATGTTTAAGGAAGTGGGACTCAAGAATTATACCAGTACTCTGCATGCCATTTCTTGTACTTTTTGTTGGTTGctcaaactttaaaaaaaattattgcacTACAAACAGTTGTACCCTTTATAATATATGCACACGATAATATAATCTTTATTCAAATTCGTGTGATTTATCCAAATTTAAGACTAAAAAATTGGAGAAAACAGAGAAAGACAAA comes from Primulina huaijiensis isolate GDHJ02 chromosome 17, ASM1229523v2, whole genome shotgun sequence and encodes:
- the LOC140963180 gene encoding protein DETOXIFICATION 43-like isoform X1, producing MSQDTEGIPPPGGNWRIPISVFFKDAKFVFKRDDIGMEILRIALPAAMALAADPIASLIDTAFIGHLGPVETAAVGVSIAIFNQASKITIFPLVSITTSFVAEEDTVRRIADIQDKKGDDLEKGSGNNKDTHSNTLMPPDNNDMLENIEMGETTDHDLDLENDFVTCKSVDAPSIGSNKGKTKIERRHIPSASTALVLGGILGLLQTTFLICLAEPFLSVMGVKSGSPMLTPAHKYLTIRSLGAPAVLLSLAMQGVFRGFKDTKTPLYAIAAGDLTNIILDPIFIFACRLGVSGAAIAHVLSQYLISFILYIKLMKQVDLLPPSLKDLQLKRFLKNGLLLLARVIAVTICVTLAASMAARLGATSMAAFQICLQVWMTSSLLADGLAVAGQAILACAFAEKDYQKATAAAARILQMGFVLGLGLAVFVGLGLEFGSGIFTKDKSVIRIITIGMPFVAATQPINSLAFVFDGINFGASDFAYSAYSMVVVSIISIGSLFVLSKIDGFVGIWYALTIYMALRTFAGVWRMGTGTGPWKFLRSRLLP
- the LOC140963180 gene encoding protein DETOXIFICATION 43-like isoform X2; the encoded protein is MSQDTEGIPPPGGNWRIPISVFFKDAKFVFKRDDIGMEILRIALPAAMALAADPIASLIDTAFIGHLGPVETAAVGVSIAIFNQASKITIFPLVSITTSFVAEEDTVRRIADIQDKKGDDLEKGSGNNKDTHSNTLMPPDNNDMLENIEMGETTDHDLDLENDFVTCKSVDAPSIGSNKGKTKIERRHIPSASTALVLGGILGLLQTTFLICLAEPFLSVMGVKSGSPMLTPAHKYLTIRSLGAPAVLLSLAMQGVFRGFKDTKTPLYAIAAGDLTNIILDPIFIFACRLGVSGAAIAHVLSQYLISFILYIKLMKQVDLLPPSLKDLQLKRFLKNGLLLLARVIAVTICVTLAASMAARLGATSMAAFQICLQVWMTSSLLADGLAVAGQAILACAFAEKDYQKATAAAARILQMGFVLGLGLAVFVGLGLEFGSGIFTKDKSVIRIITIGMPFVAATQPINSLAFVFDGINFGASDFAYSAYSMDGNGNRTMEIS